A window of Arcobacter acticola genomic DNA:
TTTCGCAATTGAGCTTTTAGCAATTCTAGTGATTTCTTCAAACTTTTTCTCTTTTAATAAGTTTTTAGGAACTAGCCATGAACCACCCACACATAGAACATTTTTTAAGTCTAAAAAGTCATTCATATTATCTAAACTAACTCCACCTGTTGGGCAAAAATTCATTTTAGGGAAAGGTCCAGAAAAAGCTTTTAAAAGATCTATTCCACCAACTTGAACAGCTGGAAATAGTTTACAAGCAAATAAACCATTATTTTGTGCAAGCATAATTTCTGATGCGTTTGAAACACCTGCAATTAAAGCAATATCATTTTGCTTTGCACTTTGTATTAACTCTTCACTAATACCAGGTGAGAATATAAAAGCCGCACCATGTGCAATTGAATCTTCTAAATCTTTTTTATTACAAACAGTTCCTGCTCCCACATTCATAGATGGCATCTCTTTTGAGATTAACTCAATAGCTTTTAA
This region includes:
- a CDS encoding bifunctional 4-hydroxy-2-oxoglutarate aldolase/2-dehydro-3-deoxy-phosphogluconate aldolase; this encodes MKLNATEVLSISPIVPVIALDNIEDALPLAKALQDGGINIMEITLRTPTGLKAIELISKEMPSMNVGAGTVCNKKDLEDSIAHGAAFIFSPGISEELIQSAKQNDIALIAGVSNASEIMLAQNNGLFACKLFPAVQVGGIDLLKAFSGPFPKMNFCPTGGVSLDNMNDFLDLKNVLCVGGSWLVPKNLLKEKKFEEITRIAKSSIAKINGNKA